The Vicia villosa cultivar HV-30 ecotype Madison, WI linkage group LG1, Vvil1.0, whole genome shotgun sequence genome includes a region encoding these proteins:
- the LOC131653275 gene encoding uncharacterized protein LOC131653275: MSLSEIIILQHEATCVTVATLDKFDAGQMGWYYDGCVECTRSVTAKDGKLKCFKEHISPEPVPQYTLYPFSISNRYKLDITAVDGSSKAKFVFWDTDCVKLIGKSALQMKMDLTQSGDYDPLEFPYELDSILKNELAIRVVYQPKNGRLSVIGFKTDEYTSKIQAPEPLSQDDMKSISEPVSASAENDLTIANLGLTPCKRLKNDAVEDNDSVQQSSTKMAKDIKKEK; the protein is encoded by the exons ATGAGTCTCTCTGAGATAATAATTCTGCAACAT GAAGCAACCTGTGTTACCGTTGCTACCCTCGATAAGTTTGATGCTGGACAAATGGGATGGTACTATGATGGCTGTGTGGAATGCACAAGGAGTGTGACTGCCAAGGATGGAAAGCTGAAGTGTTTTAAGGAGCATATTAGCCCAGAACCTGTGCCACAGTATACTTTATATCCATTTTCCATTTCCAACCG ATATAAGCTTGATATAACAGCTGTTGACGGCAGTTCGAAGGCAAAGTTCGTCTTTTGGGACACAGACTGCGTGAAGTTAATTGGGAAGTCTGCTCTTCAAATGAAAATGGATTTAACACAG TCTGGTGATTACGATCCACTTGAATTCCCTTACGAACTTGACTCAATATTGAAAAATGAATTGGCAATTAGAGTTGTGTATCAGCCTAAAAATGGACGACTTTCTGTCATTGGCTTCAAAACTGATGAATAT ACCTCAAAAATTCAAGCACCAGAACCTCTTTCCCAGGATGATATGAAAAGCATTTCT GAACCTGTATCTGCATCTGCAGAAAATGACCTGACCATTGCAAATTTAGGACTCACTCCATGTAAGAGACTTAAAAATGATGCAGTAGAAGATAATGATAGTGTACAACAATCATCAACCAAGATGGCCAAAGATATTAAAAAGGAGAAATAG
- the LOC131653265 gene encoding uncharacterized protein LOC131653265 gives MSRPIEPLKEINDSKDLWKISVRSKHLWSVTSSSNKEHMEMVLVDSKRDMIQAVVPAYLLSKFKSEIETGNSYIMQNFKVGKNDFAFKSTNHTYKLIFCGSTSVKKAEFPDIPHNYLNIIGLNSIVEGRFQSNVLVDLIGGITDISQTQVNGDNSKNIIVFSIVDASKTVIQCTLWGQLAIQLYDYYKNNKQGSDIVIVLINARVKKAQGGFPVSVSNTWNGTKLLINDLAIEEVTNLKERLGVDLPL, from the exons ATGTCTCGCCCAATTGAGCCATTGAAAGAAATCAATGATTCCAAAGATTTGTGGAAGATCTCAGTTAGAAGCAAGCATCTATGGTCTGTCacaagttcttcaaacaaagaacacatggagatGGTTTTGGTTGATTCTAAG CGTGATATGATTCAAGCTGTTGTCCCTGCTTATTtgctttcgaaattcaaatctgaAATTGAAACAGGAAACTCTTATATCATGCAAAATTTTAAAGTTGGGAAGAATGATTTTGCTTTTAAGTCGACAAATCATACATACAAATTGATTTTTTGTGGGTCAACTTCTGTTAAGAAAGCAGAATTTCCTGACATCCCTCATAACTACCTTAACATTATTGGTTTGAATTCCATAGTTGAAGGAAGGTTTCAATcaaatgttttggttg atttgattggaggaaTCACTGATATCTCTCAAACCCAAGTTAACGGTGACAATAGCAAGAACATAATAGTTTTTTCAATTGTAGATGCCAGCAAAACAGTTATACAATGTACTCTTTGGGGGCAACTTGCAATTCAGCTATATgactattataaaaataataagcaAGGTTCTGATATTGTCATTGTGCTAATCAATGCAAGGGTTAAAAAGGCTCAAG GAGGATTTCCAGTTAGTGTTTCCAACACATGGAATGGAACGAAATTGTTGATTAATGACCTTGCTATTGAAGAAGTTACGAATCTAAAAGAAAG ACTTGGTGTTGATTTGCCTTTGTAA